In a single window of the Myxococcales bacterium genome:
- a CDS encoding protein kinase, whose protein sequence is MAHPTLDDLLAGDPRSIAHVTTCPTCRRLSTLAGLEVPPTADAPPLPDVDRTIYDEWAPLADARGGMGSIFAARDRRLDRVVAIKQIRGGSQGARAALRARFEREARLTARLQHPAIVGVHEAGRFDDGEPFYAMPLLAGAPLGREIARRATLAARLELVPHVVTVAEAVAFAHARGIVHRDIKPDNILIGDFGETVLIDWGLAKEVGGPDDDAPPLDDAPADDGLTRLGAGTAQYMPPEQGRGATPDARVDVYAVGATLYHVLAGAPPYGDRTSTAARQLLADGPPPPLGELAPEVPAELSDIVDRAMARDREVRYATAQELADELRRFLTGQLLRSRRYGPGELLRHFARRYRTALQIVAVALVVLVIGGALSLARIARERDRARAAQRRAEIELRRARGVLAHQLAAAPATRYDALLTAIGALGPDVAAGRAPTAEAFQGTLDVLSAGPMLRPLPHVGLVKGTAVAGDALLGLDEARQLLIWDARSGELRAAVPLSLAEPETLAVAPDGRTVAVYGFTPGVEVVDLATRTVRTIATRGNPVACWLVTGDRLVVVAEDLTVRDLATLDVLERQPLPAPAAAAAHDPRGQVAIATVDGGLVRWAPGGPLVQVAAVGAAAVVMGFGVDGTLFHNGADHVVRAWGPDAAPGTPGRVVLPARPMLFGLTPIDTRHGLLAIGLFDEDRQRATVVLDPSSGEIRCELPSLAEGWLDDGWLLTERWGPLDVVDVSTCRPVLTLELHHDEVGARPTVDPANARLVTASRDGSAFVVDLRSGRAAGMLLGHSGELVALAPSPTGAYLLSAGHDGHAVIWRAADGVRLRTETSARELLAATWLDDDTAVIADAGGEVRAFSAATGATRGAWAMGGPVSALAVSARGALAIGTLDGGLTIVAPGGGAARSLPATGAVTALAWTHDGRRLASGHAGGVTVLWDIDRGAATARREAEPGDEQHDGHAALAFAADDAALLAGRPDGTSLVLDGRDLASPAAPLPGRVWPLAAADGALITTAVDGVIAVRGAGGARVALAGRRVAALAVARSPSGDRLAVTGADGVAEVWTIRGAAVLAHVGASDLGAATAVAFVDEDRVVVGYAGGALRAYPVTPAAALTQACGLAAVFGGGAAVAAQCGGSSATAIAPT, encoded by the coding sequence ATGGCGCACCCGACGCTCGACGATCTGCTGGCCGGCGACCCACGCAGCATCGCGCACGTCACGACCTGCCCGACCTGTCGGCGCCTGTCGACGCTGGCCGGGCTCGAGGTGCCGCCGACGGCGGACGCCCCGCCGCTGCCCGACGTCGACCGGACGATCTACGACGAGTGGGCGCCGCTGGCCGACGCCCGCGGCGGCATGGGCAGCATCTTCGCGGCGCGCGACCGCCGGCTCGACCGGGTCGTGGCGATCAAGCAGATCCGCGGCGGCTCCCAGGGCGCGCGCGCGGCGCTGCGGGCGCGCTTCGAGCGCGAGGCCCGCTTGACCGCGCGGCTCCAGCACCCGGCGATCGTCGGCGTCCACGAGGCCGGGCGGTTCGATGACGGCGAGCCGTTCTACGCGATGCCGCTGCTGGCGGGCGCGCCGCTCGGCCGCGAGATCGCGCGCCGCGCCACGCTGGCCGCTCGCCTCGAGCTCGTACCGCACGTGGTGACGGTCGCGGAGGCGGTCGCGTTCGCCCACGCCCGCGGCATCGTCCACCGCGACATCAAGCCCGACAACATCCTGATCGGCGACTTCGGCGAGACGGTGCTGATCGACTGGGGCCTGGCCAAGGAGGTCGGCGGCCCCGACGACGACGCGCCGCCGCTCGACGACGCGCCGGCCGACGACGGCCTGACCCGGCTGGGGGCCGGCACCGCCCAGTACATGCCGCCCGAGCAGGGCCGGGGCGCCACGCCCGACGCCCGCGTCGACGTCTACGCCGTGGGCGCGACCCTGTACCACGTGCTGGCCGGCGCGCCGCCCTACGGCGATCGCACGAGCACCGCCGCGCGGCAGCTGCTCGCCGACGGGCCGCCGCCGCCGCTCGGCGAGCTGGCGCCCGAGGTCCCGGCCGAGCTGTCCGACATCGTGGACCGAGCGATGGCGCGCGATCGCGAGGTGCGCTACGCGACCGCGCAGGAGCTGGCCGACGAGCTGCGGCGGTTCCTCACCGGTCAGCTGTTGCGGTCGCGCCGCTATGGCCCCGGCGAGCTGCTCCGCCACTTCGCGCGCCGCTACCGCACCGCGCTGCAGATCGTGGCGGTCGCGCTGGTGGTGCTGGTGATCGGCGGGGCGCTGTCGCTGGCCCGGATCGCGCGCGAGCGTGACCGCGCCCGCGCGGCGCAGCGGCGCGCCGAGATCGAGCTGCGGCGCGCCCGCGGCGTGCTCGCGCACCAGCTGGCCGCGGCCCCCGCGACCCGGTACGACGCGCTGCTCACCGCGATCGGCGCGCTCGGGCCCGACGTCGCCGCCGGGCGGGCGCCGACCGCCGAGGCGTTCCAGGGGACGCTCGACGTGCTCAGCGCGGGACCGATGCTGCGGCCGTTGCCGCACGTGGGCCTGGTGAAGGGCACCGCGGTGGCCGGCGACGCGCTGCTCGGGCTCGACGAGGCGCGCCAGCTGCTGATCTGGGACGCGCGATCAGGCGAGCTCCGCGCGGCGGTGCCGCTGAGCCTGGCCGAGCCCGAGACGCTGGCGGTGGCGCCCGACGGCCGCACGGTCGCGGTCTACGGCTTCACGCCGGGCGTCGAGGTCGTCGACCTCGCGACCCGGACGGTGCGCACGATCGCGACCCGCGGCAACCCGGTCGCGTGCTGGCTGGTCACCGGTGATCGACTGGTGGTCGTCGCTGAGGACCTGACCGTGCGCGACCTGGCGACGCTCGACGTGCTCGAGCGTCAGCCGCTGCCCGCGCCGGCGGCCGCGGCGGCCCACGATCCGCGCGGTCAGGTCGCGATCGCCACGGTCGACGGCGGGCTGGTCCGCTGGGCGCCCGGCGGGCCGTTGGTCCAGGTCGCGGCCGTCGGCGCGGCCGCCGTGGTGATGGGTTTCGGCGTCGATGGCACGCTCTTCCACAACGGCGCCGATCACGTGGTGCGCGCGTGGGGACCGGACGCGGCCCCCGGGACGCCCGGCCGGGTGGTGCTCCCCGCCCGGCCGATGCTGTTCGGGCTGACGCCGATCGACACCCGCCACGGCCTGCTCGCGATCGGGCTGTTCGATGAAGACCGGCAGCGCGCCACCGTCGTGCTCGACCCGAGCAGCGGCGAGATCCGCTGTGAGCTGCCCAGCCTGGCGGAGGGCTGGCTCGACGACGGCTGGCTGCTGACCGAGCGGTGGGGGCCCCTCGACGTGGTCGACGTCTCGACCTGTCGGCCGGTGCTGACGCTCGAGCTCCACCACGACGAGGTCGGCGCGCGCCCGACCGTCGACCCGGCCAACGCCCGGCTCGTGACCGCGAGTCGCGACGGCAGCGCCTTCGTCGTCGACCTGCGCAGCGGCCGTGCCGCCGGGATGCTGCTCGGCCACTCGGGCGAGCTGGTCGCGCTGGCCCCCTCGCCGACCGGCGCGTACCTGCTGAGCGCCGGCCACGATGGCCACGCGGTGATCTGGCGCGCCGCCGACGGTGTGCGGCTGCGCACCGAGACGTCGGCGCGCGAGCTGCTGGCGGCGACGTGGCTCGACGACGACACCGCGGTGATCGCCGACGCCGGGGGCGAAGTGCGCGCGTTCTCGGCCGCCACCGGCGCGACGCGCGGGGCCTGGGCGATGGGCGGGCCGGTGAGCGCGCTGGCGGTATCGGCGCGTGGGGCCCTGGCGATCGGGACGCTCGACGGCGGGCTGACGATCGTGGCGCCGGGCGGCGGCGCCGCGCGGTCGCTGCCGGCGACCGGGGCCGTCACCGCGCTGGCCTGGACCCACGACGGTCGACGCCTGGCGTCGGGCCACGCCGGCGGGGTGACGGTGCTGTGGGACATCGATCGCGGCGCGGCGACCGCGCGGCGCGAGGCCGAGCCCGGCGACGAGCAGCACGACGGCCACGCGGCGCTCGCGTTCGCCGCAGACGACGCGGCGCTGCTCGCCGGGCGACCCGACGGCACCAGCCTGGTGCTCGACGGCCGCGATCTCGCGTCGCCGGCCGCGCCGCTGCCGGGGCGGGTGTGGCCGCTCGCGGCCGCCGACGGCGCGCTGATCACCACCGCGGTCGACGGCGTCATCGCGGTGCGCGGCGCCGGCGGCGCGCGCGTCGCGCTGGCCGGCCGCCGGGTCGCGGCGCTCGCGGTCGCGCGCTCGCCGTCGGGCGATCGCCTGGCCGTCACCGGCGCCGACGGCGTGGCCGAGGTGTGGACGATCCGCGGCGCCGCGGTGCTGGCGCACGTCGGGGCGAGCGATCTCGGCGCCGCGACGGCGGTGGCGTTCGTCGACGAGGATCGCGTCGTGGTCGGCTACGCCGGCGGCGCGCTGCGGGCGTATCCCGTGACGCCGGCCGCGGCGCTGACGCAGGCGTGCGGGCTGGCGGCGGTGTTCGGTGGCGGCGCGGCCGTGGCCGCTCAGTGCGGCGGCAGCTCGGCGACGGCGATCGCCCCGACGTAG